The region AGACAAAAAGTCACAGGACTGAAGGGAAGGGAGGTCACACCCACAAGGGCGCTGCTGGCCTGAACGATCATTACAATCGTCCACCCGATGAGCTGAATGACGTTGCAGAGGGCGATCAGAGCGCCCCCTCCCCGTCCGAAGGACCAGACGACGCAGCTCATGGCGTTCTCTTTCCGCACATAGGAAAGATGCCCGCCGAAGGCCAGAAGAGCGCACCCGATAAGGTGTCCCAAAACAATCGCCAGCGTCCCTCTGGTCAGCCCCAGAGGCGCGACCAGACCTCCCGTAAAAATCTCCGAAATGGAAATGGAGGCCCCCAGCCACAGAAAAAACATTGTGCTTTTCCTGACACTTTTTCCGGTACTCATATCTATCAGTCACCTTTCAGGACAATATCATAAGGCCATTCATTATAATGCATAGCGGAGACTTTGTATCGCTTCATGCAGGTCTTCCGTCACATTTGAGCGGCAGTTTCAGACCATTTTTCCGTAAAAAAGCATCGCTTTTCCGCAAGACGGATAAAAGAGCCTGTGCATAAAATATTGCGGGACAAAATACCGTTCGTCCGGAAAAATCCGGAGAGCAGGGATTAACGAAGGCAGGAAATAATGAAGGGAATAATGATTCTTAATTTTTATATTTTACTTTGGCCTTTTCATCAAAAGTGATATAAAATGGGAAAGTCCTTCATTAAGAAGAGATTTTTAAGGAAAGATTATCCAGGGAGGAGCTTTTTCAACTATGGAGTCCTTCTGTATCACAGGGAGTTGTAAATGTACGCGGGTGTAGGATACAGCGACAATCCGGATTCCGCGGCGGCAGGCAGGCAGGCGGCGACGGAGGCCCTTGAACAGGCCGGACGGGACGACCCCTGCGATCTTGTGCTGCTTTACGCCACCGCCCGGCACGACGCGCAGGCTCTGCGGGACGCCGTCACCTCCGTCACGGGAGCCGCTTCTGTGGTGGGAGGAGGCGCTGTAGGCATCATCACCAACGACCGGTTCGGATACGCGGGAGACCAGGTGGGAACGGCCTGCCTCTGGCTCAAAGAGGCTCACTGCGACATCCTCACCGAAGGCGGACTTTTGGGAGACGAGCAGGAAGCGGGCCGGCATCTGGGAGAGAGGCTGAGCTCCATGGGCGTCACCAAAACATCGCCCCTGATGCTTTTTTATGACGCTATCGATCGGACGGGAGGCGGTATGCGTCTGGTGATGGCTACCCGCCTGCTGGCCGGCATGGAAGAGGGGCTGGGTTTTCTCCCCGACCTGACAGGGGCCGGAATGCAGGGGGACTATGCCTGCACCCCCACCCGCCAGTGGCTGGGGGAAACCGTGGGGGAACACCACGCGATGATGCTGGCCTTTTCCGGAAATATTCGCATCGACAACGTGATCATGCACGGCTGCCGTCCGGCGACCCGTTATTACACGGTGACGAAGGCCGACGGGCAAACCATCCTCGAAATCAACGGTCAGCCGGCTCTTTCCTTTCTCGACGGTCTGCTGAACTCCGCCATTTCGCCGGAAAGCTATCCCTTCTTCCTGATCCTTGGGGTCAACAGAGGCGACAAATGGGGAAAATTTGACGAAAACAACTACGCGAGCCGCCTCTGCCTCGCCATCGACAAACAGCGCCAGGGCATCGTCATGTTCGAGCCGGACATGGTGGAGGGCACGGAGTTTCAGATCATGTGCCGCAGTTTCGACCTCCAGTACATGCAGCCGCAAATTGAAGAGCTTTTCAGCCGCATCAAAGGACGGGAACCCGTTTTTGCGCTGTATATCGACTGTGCCGGCCGCGCCGCCGGATATGGAGGGATCGATATGGAAGACGCCGTCATGGTGCAGAAAATCGTCGCCAACCGCGTTCCTCTGCTGGGGATGTACACGGGAGTGGAAATCGCCCCCATCGGAGGCCGTCCAAGAGGGCTGGACTGGACGGGTGTTTTTTGTCTGTTCAGCGTGGCCCGATGAGTACCGCCGACCTCAACAATCCGGAGATTCCGGAGCTTCAGAACCCCTCCCCCGGGCTTCAGAGCCTGCTTCAGGAGCTGAAGTACCTCCGTTATCTCACCGAGCAGAACGCCGCGAAAATTCTGTCGCTGGACACGCAGTCCATCGTCATTCGCCACGAGCTGGAGCAAAAGCGGCGGGGATTCGCCCTGCTGGCGGAGCTGTCCGTATCCCTGAGACAGGAGGAGGCCAGCTACGAAAGCCTCTTCGTCCCCGTGACCCGACGCATCAACGCCACCCTGAACATGCAGCGCACGGTGGTGCTCACCCCCGACAGGGAGGGCCTGTTCTCCCCCTCCGTTCTGCAGGGATACCCCTCAGACAAAAAGGCGGAAATCATGGCCCAGCATTTCCCGGTGGACGCGGCGTTGCTGGACCCTGAGCATCCGGTGCTGATCAACGGCGCCGACTCCCTGCAGCACATGGAGGAGCTGCGGACGACCCTCGACCTGCCCTATCTGATTTCCGTCCCCATCCTCCTGCAAAACGAGGTCGCGGCGATACTGATCACAGGGCGCATGGTGGAGGCAGGGCCCTTCCTCTCCCGGCTGGGACGGTACGACATGGAGACGGTGCAGGCCATCGGCGCGCTCCTGTCGGCGATTCTGGTGGAACAGCGGCTGGCCGAGGCCGAGGAAAGAACCCGCATCATGCTCAACACCACGCCCATGTGCTGCACCTTCTGGGACGAGCGGGGCAACCGGATCGACTGCAACGACGAGGCCGTGCGATTTTTCGGAGTCAAAGATAAAAAGGAATACCTCGAAAAATTTGACGAATTATCCCCTGAATTTCAGCCCGACGGGAGTCCTTCCCGTGAAACGGCCTGGGAATGGATCAAAAAAGCCTTCATTTCCGGTTACGCCCGGTTCGAATGGATGCATCAAACCCTGTCCGGCGAGGCCATCCCCTCGGAAATCACCATGGTGAGGCTGAAAAGGGGCGAAGGGTACAACCTGATCGGATACACGCGCAGCCTGCAGGAACAAAAGATCATGATGGAAGAGATGTTCAAAAAAGAAGAAGAACTGCGTCAGGCTCACGATCTGGCGGAGAAAAACGCCCACGTCAAAAGCGAATTTCTCGCCAACCTGAGCCACGAGATTCGCACGCCCATGAACGCGATTTTGGGGATGACGCACCTTCTCTCCCAGACGGAAATGACCGATACGCAGCAGAGATACGCTGATCAGGCGGCGCACTCCGCCCGCATTCTCCTGCGGGTCATCGACGACATTCTGGATTTCTCCCGAATCGACGCGGGCCAGATCGCCATGGAAACGTCGGAATTTTCACTTCGGGATATGGTCAACAGAGTCCGGGACATGGTGGCGGACGAGGCCAAAAAACAGAGCCTCGCTCTGTGGGTGGAAATCGACCACGACGTGCCGGACGGGCTGGAGGGCGCCTGTCTGAGAGTGGAGCAGGTGCTGTTCAACCTCGTGAGCAACGCCATCAAATTCACCCCCTCGGGGAGCGTGACCCTCCACGTTATTCGGCGCTCCGGAACCTCCGACAGCGCCACGCTGCTGTTCGAGGTGCAGGATACGGGTATCGGCATGACTCCGGAGGACATGAAGAAACTCTTCACACCCTTCAGTCAGGTGGATTCTTCCACCACCCGTAAATATGGAGGAATCGGGCTTGGCCTTGCCATCAGCCGCAGTCTGGTGGAGCTCATGGGGGGAGAAATCCGCTGCGAAAGCACCCCGGGCAGGGGCAGCACGTTTTCTTTCACGATCACGTTCAAACTGCCGTCCCATCTGGAGGCTCAGAAGGAAGCCCCGGACGCGGAAAGCGCCGCCCCCGACTCCGACCTGAAGGGACTGCGCGTCCTGCTGGCCGAGGACAACGAAATCAATCAGATGATCGCCATCGAAATTCTGTCCTCCATGGGGGTCGAGGCCACCCCGGCGAACAATGGAAAGGAAGCCCTGGACATACTGGAGAAGGGCGATTACGACATCGTGCTCATGGACATTCAAATGCCGGAGATGGACGGTCTGGCCGCCACGGAGAGGATTCGCGCCAATCCAAAATACAGCGGCCTGCCCATTATCGCCATGACCGCCCACGCCACCAGCGAAGACAAAGAGGTCAGCCTCAGAAGCGGAATGAACGACCACCTGACCAAACCCGTGGAGCCCGACGAGATCTACGCGACTCTGAAACGCTGGGATCCGCGTTCGAACAAAAAGGCCGCTCTTCGTCCCCGCGAAGTCCCCTGAAAGCTCCTTCGTGAAACCGAAGGGCAGGGGGACAGACCCTCTCTCCCTGCCCCGGACGCTTTCGAAGGCACAGGCGGAAAAGACCACTTATTTTAAATTGGCATCAGAGGTGCAGAATGACCTCCGGGTCGATGCTTTGCAGGTCCGGCGCTCCCGTAAGGCTCATGAGGTCTCTCAGTTCCTCGTTGATACCGGCCAGAATCTGACGCACGCCTTCGGCCCCCTCCGAGGCCAGCCCGCCCATGACGGCCCTGCCGATGCAAACCGCGTTCGCGCCAAGGGCCAGAGCCTTGAACACGTCAGCGCCGCTGGCCATGCCGCAGTCCACGAAGATGGGAATCTGACCGCCGATCACTTTCACAATACGCGGAAGCACCATCAGAGGCGGCGCGGCGTAGTCCAGAACGCCTCCCCCATGATGGGAAACCACAATTCCGGCGGCCCCCGCCTCCAGCGCCTTGACGGCGTCTTTTTCACTCAGGACGCCTTTCAGGATAAAGGGCAGTTTTGTCGCTTTCACAAAGCCCTTGAGGTCGTTCAGGGTTTTGGGGCCCACCGGATACGACATCGCGTAACCTCTTTTCAGCCGGTTCCCGAACACGAAATCAATGTCCATCCCCGTGGCGAAGGCCCCGTGTTTCTCCACCTGCGCGAGCTTTTCGTAAACCTGGTCGTGATCGGCGTAGGGTTTGACGATTTTGATGGTCTTCGCTCCTGTGGCCGTCATGGCGGCGAGCTCTTTTTCATCGCCGATTCCGGCCCACATGACCGCATCGGCAGCAGCCGCTCCCCGGGCAAGCTCCACCATGCCCCCGGGATAAACGTTGTCGAGGCTGGAAAGCGCGGCAGTCATCACCGGCATGGAAAACTCCGCTCCAAAAAGTTTGAACTTCGTCGAGGCCCTGACCGAGTCGATAACCCGCATCTCGATCAAAAGAGAATCGTTGTATTCTCTCGTGATTCGCGGAGAATTTCCCCGCGCGCCCGAATATCTGGAGGCAATTCCCTTTTCCTGAAGCTTCCTTTCGCTTTCGTCAATATACGTCCCAATCATGCGACAGTCCTCCTTTTTCCCGGTATGCATCAGGTGCTTTCGATCATAAAGCGTTCCAGCGCCTTTCTCAGAATCGATATGGACATCAGGTATTCGTTCAGGTCAATGTGTTCTTCGGCGGTGTGGTCGAGCTTCGAATCTCCGGGACCGTAGGCCGCCAGCGGACATCCCCAGTCCGCGGCCAGATTGAAGTCCGCCGTTCCCCCCTTCGCCAGCAGTCTCGGAGTCAGTCCCGCGTTTCGCACCTCCACCCGCAGGGCACGGACAAGAGGGTCGCTTTTGTCGACGACGCGGGCCGGCATGGAGGAAATGAACTTCACCCGAACCCCCCGGCCTTCTCCCAGGGCGATGAACTCCTCCGCCCATTCTTCCGGCGACACGCCGAGGGGCAGCCGGACATCCAGGTCCACGAAGCCGAAACGCTCTCCCGCTTCCTTTCCGTTCATGGCGATAACCGCCCCTGAAGGGCGCTCAACGACGGGTTTGCCCGGGTCGTCGCGCTCCTCCACTCTTTTCAGAATGTCCGACGCCGCCAGCAGACAGGCCGTGAGAGGCCCCGCGTCGCCGCTGCGGTGAGCCCCTCCGTCGCGGGCGGAAATTTGCAGTCTCAGATAACCCCTGTACCCCAGTGTGACGCCGCTGACGCCGGAGGGCTCTCCAATCACGCAGGCGGCGGGAGAATGCAGGGGCATGATGTATTTTGCCCCACGGGAATCGCCCTCCTCAGCCACAGCCGCAATCAGAGTCAGTTTCCAGCCCTCGGGGATCTCCGCCATTCCCCCCGCGACGGCGAAGGCGCAAAGCGGCCCTCTGGCGTCGACGCTGCCCCGTCCATGCAGAATATCGCCTTCCACCCGGAACGCCGGCCCCCCGGGCACCGTATCGATATGCCCCAGCAGAACGATTTCCCTTTGTCCCGAACCTCTCCGGGCAACGACATTGCCCGCCTCGTCCAGACGGACGTCCTCCCAGCCATAATCAGACAAAGCCTGCGCGAAGTAATCGCAGGCTTCCTTTTCGGCATAAGTGACGCCCGGAATTTCAACCATCCGGATCAGCAGTTCCCGTATTTTCGAGGCGTCGAATTCAGTCCGCCGCATTCTCTCGAAGGTTCTTCAGGCCCGCCAGGACCTCCCCCAAAGTCTTAGCCACAGTGCAGAAATGTTCTCTTTCCGCGGTGAAAGGCGGAAGAAAGCGCACCACCTGCGGGCCGGCGTTCAACGCGAGGACGCCCTGTCCCTGCAGTCCCTTCACCACGAGGTCAGCCCTGACGGTGAGCTCCACTCCAAAAAGAAGTCCCCGATGGCGAATCTCGCGAATCAGCGGCGACTTCAGGTCTTTTATCAGCGATGCGAAAAAATCTCCGTTTTCCAGGGCGCTTTCAGGATACCTCTCGGTGTGAAGCAGGTTCCAGGAAGCCAGAGCCACGGACGCCACAACGGGATTTCCCCCGTAGGTGCTGCCATGACCTTTCGGCGGGAAATCTCCCAGCTCTCCCTTCCAGATCGTCGCCCCCACGGGCAGCCCCCCTGCGAGTCCCTTCGCCAGAGCCACAATGTCCGGCTCCAGACCAATTCGGGATCCCGCCAGGACAGAGCCGCAGCGTCCCCAGCCGCTCTGAATTTCGTCGGTCACGAGCAACGCTCCGGCAGCCCGACAGGCCTTTGTTATGGCGCTTCCCGCCGCCTCGTCCAGAGGATAGACGCCTCCTTCACCCTGCACCGGCTCCAGGAATACCGCGGCGGTTTCCTCGTCGATCGCCTGGGGCGCGTCGTCCAGGGCCACGTGCTGTACGGGCAGCAGAAAATCACCCCAGGCCCTTCGATACTGCGGGTTGAAGGTGAGGGCCAGAGCTCCCAGAGTTCTCCCGTGAAAGGCGCGTCGCAGAGCCACGATTTTTTTGCGTCCGGGCCTGAAGCTCAGAGCCAGTTTCAGAGCGGCCTCAATGGCCTCCGTTCCGCTGTTGCAGAGAAAAACCCTGCCCTCCGGAAGAAGTTCGGATAAAACCTTTCGCAATCCGTCCCGTGAACTGCTGATAAGGCTGGGAGAAATCGTCCAGGGCGACAAAAGCGCCTTTTGAGCGGCTTCCACCAGTACGGGATGCGTGTGTCCAAAGAGGGCGGAACCGTTTCCGCACAGGAAATCGACGTAACTTTTTCCCGTCGAATCCCGGACGACAGCTCCCCGCCCTTCGACGATCTCTAGACCGCGGCTGCCGTAGAGACCCGACACAGCGTCGTACCTCCTCCCGCAAGGGCCCGGGTAATGGGGTTCTCCCTGCGGCTGTCGGCCAGGATCACCCGGCTCACGCTGCCTTCCAGCGCCTCCCGGGCCGCAAGGAGCTTCCGCTTCATGTTTCCCTGCGCCAGAGACTCCAGTTCTCCCCACATTCCAAAGTCGGCGTTTTCCACCCGGCTCTGGGGATCTTCTACGTTTCGCAAAATGCCCGGAACGTTACTCAGGATGATCAGCGTATCCGCCCCCAGGGCCACGGCTGCCGCGGCGGCCATGCGATCTCCGTCCACGTTGAGGCTGTTGCCCTGTTCGTCCGAAGCCAAAGGCGGCAGCATGGGAAGCAGTCCCCGTTCCCAGGCGTCACGCACGGGAGCGGGGTCGAAACCGCACACCGTCCCGCTGTAATTTCCACGAAGAATGCGAACCCTGCCGTTTTCAACCGACCGGAGGCTGTCCTTGCGGGAGGCCTTCGCCGTGACGGCATGGGAAGGATACAGAGGAAGAGATCCGACACCGTACTTCCCCAGCTTCCAGGAAAGTTCGACGGAATAGTGACAGCACGCCGCTTCGAAAAGAGTCAGCTCCTTTTCTCCCACAAAACGGCTGCGGTAACCGCTGGGACTCGTCACGTACAGAGGTTCGATCCCGCAGGAACGGCACAGCATTTCCATGGGCCCGCTGGCCCCGTGAACCAGAACCCAGCGTTCTCC is a window of Synergistaceae bacterium DNA encoding:
- a CDS encoding FIST C-terminal domain-containing protein — protein: MYAGVGYSDNPDSAAAGRQAATEALEQAGRDDPCDLVLLYATARHDAQALRDAVTSVTGAASVVGGGAVGIITNDRFGYAGDQVGTACLWLKEAHCDILTEGGLLGDEQEAGRHLGERLSSMGVTKTSPLMLFYDAIDRTGGGMRLVMATRLLAGMEEGLGFLPDLTGAGMQGDYACTPTRQWLGETVGEHHAMMLAFSGNIRIDNVIMHGCRPATRYYTVTKADGQTILEINGQPALSFLDGLLNSAISPESYPFFLILGVNRGDKWGKFDENNYASRLCLAIDKQRQGIVMFEPDMVEGTEFQIMCRSFDLQYMQPQIEELFSRIKGREPVFALYIDCAGRAAGYGGIDMEDAVMVQKIVANRVPLLGMYTGVEIAPIGGRPRGLDWTGVFCLFSVAR
- a CDS encoding response regulator; the encoded protein is MSVQRGPMSTADLNNPEIPELQNPSPGLQSLLQELKYLRYLTEQNAAKILSLDTQSIVIRHELEQKRRGFALLAELSVSLRQEEASYESLFVPVTRRINATLNMQRTVVLTPDREGLFSPSVLQGYPSDKKAEIMAQHFPVDAALLDPEHPVLINGADSLQHMEELRTTLDLPYLISVPILLQNEVAAILITGRMVEAGPFLSRLGRYDMETVQAIGALLSAILVEQRLAEAEERTRIMLNTTPMCCTFWDERGNRIDCNDEAVRFFGVKDKKEYLEKFDELSPEFQPDGSPSRETAWEWIKKAFISGYARFEWMHQTLSGEAIPSEITMVRLKRGEGYNLIGYTRSLQEQKIMMEEMFKKEEELRQAHDLAEKNAHVKSEFLANLSHEIRTPMNAILGMTHLLSQTEMTDTQQRYADQAAHSARILLRVIDDILDFSRIDAGQIAMETSEFSLRDMVNRVRDMVADEAKKQSLALWVEIDHDVPDGLEGACLRVEQVLFNLVSNAIKFTPSGSVTLHVIRRSGTSDSATLLFEVQDTGIGMTPEDMKKLFTPFSQVDSSTTRKYGGIGLGLAISRSLVELMGGEIRCESTPGRGSTFSFTITFKLPSHLEAQKEAPDAESAAPDSDLKGLRVLLAEDNEINQMIAIEILSSMGVEATPANNGKEALDILEKGDYDIVLMDIQMPEMDGLAATERIRANPKYSGLPIIAMTAHATSEDKEVSLRSGMNDHLTKPVEPDEIYATLKRWDPRSNKKAALRPREVP
- a CDS encoding alpha-hydroxy-acid oxidizing protein, which codes for MIGTYIDESERKLQEKGIASRYSGARGNSPRITREYNDSLLIEMRVIDSVRASTKFKLFGAEFSMPVMTAALSSLDNVYPGGMVELARGAAAADAVMWAGIGDEKELAAMTATGAKTIKIVKPYADHDQVYEKLAQVEKHGAFATGMDIDFVFGNRLKRGYAMSYPVGPKTLNDLKGFVKATKLPFILKGVLSEKDAVKALEAGAAGIVVSHHGGGVLDYAAPPLMVLPRIVKVIGGQIPIFVDCGMASGADVFKALALGANAVCIGRAVMGGLASEGAEGVRQILAGINEELRDLMSLTGAPDLQSIDPEVILHL
- a CDS encoding M20/M25/M40 family metallo-hydrolase, translated to MRRTEFDASKIRELLIRMVEIPGVTYAEKEACDYFAQALSDYGWEDVRLDEAGNVVARRGSGQREIVLLGHIDTVPGGPAFRVEGDILHGRGSVDARGPLCAFAVAGGMAEIPEGWKLTLIAAVAEEGDSRGAKYIMPLHSPAACVIGEPSGVSGVTLGYRGYLRLQISARDGGAHRSGDAGPLTACLLAASDILKRVEERDDPGKPVVERPSGAVIAMNGKEAGERFGFVDLDVRLPLGVSPEEWAEEFIALGEGRGVRVKFISSMPARVVDKSDPLVRALRVEVRNAGLTPRLLAKGGTADFNLAADWGCPLAAYGPGDSKLDHTAEEHIDLNEYLMSISILRKALERFMIEST
- a CDS encoding aminotransferase class III-fold pyridoxal phosphate-dependent enzyme, with the protein product MSGLYGSRGLEIVEGRGAVVRDSTGKSYVDFLCGNGSALFGHTHPVLVEAAQKALLSPWTISPSLISSSRDGLRKVLSELLPEGRVFLCNSGTEAIEAALKLALSFRPGRKKIVALRRAFHGRTLGALALTFNPQYRRAWGDFLLPVQHVALDDAPQAIDEETAAVFLEPVQGEGGVYPLDEAAGSAITKACRAAGALLVTDEIQSGWGRCGSVLAGSRIGLEPDIVALAKGLAGGLPVGATIWKGELGDFPPKGHGSTYGGNPVVASVALASWNLLHTERYPESALENGDFFASLIKDLKSPLIREIRHRGLLFGVELTVRADLVVKGLQGQGVLALNAGPQVVRFLPPFTAEREHFCTVAKTLGEVLAGLKNLRENAAD
- a CDS encoding [LysW]-aminoadipate kinase, which translates into the protein MNEILEVGFGVVKIGGAVGNDPSSFLEELASRVKRGERWVLVHGASGPMEMLCRSCGIEPLYVTSPSGYRSRFVGEKELTLFEAACCHYSVELSWKLGKYGVGSLPLYPSHAVTAKASRKDSLRSVENGRVRILRGNYSGTVCGFDPAPVRDAWERGLLPMLPPLASDEQGNSLNVDGDRMAAAAAVALGADTLIILSNVPGILRNVEDPQSRVENADFGMWGELESLAQGNMKRKLLAAREALEGSVSRVILADSRRENPITRALAGGGTTLCRVSTAAAV